The nucleotide window GCGCACCACAGGCTCCAGCAGCGGAATACCATCCAGCAGACGGTGCGCGGAGGTTTCGCGCTCCGGGTCGCCGGGAATGAGCACCTGCTGGCCCGGCACAGCCTGGGCCTTTCGGAAGGTAGTAATCCAGTTATCCATGTGGGCCTTGAACTCATCGGCGGGGCGGAAGGCATCCACGCGCATGGCCCCGAAGAAGTGGCCGAGCCCCTGGCCTACGGGGTTGGCCGAGGGCTGCAGAAACGCCACGAACGGCGGCACCCATGGCCCGTAGTTGGCCCCGCTCAGCACCGCCGAGAAAATATCGACCACGGCGCCCAGTCCGTAGCCCTTGTGCGAGCCGGTGGCCCCGCCCAGGGGCAGCAGCGCCCCACCGTTTTTCACGGCGTTGGCATCCATTGAGCCTACGCCAGCAACATCCTGGGCCCAGCCTTCGGGGATGGGCAACTGCTTGCGCTGGGCAATTTCCAGCTTGCCGTTGGCGGCGGTAGTGGTAGCCATATCGAGCACGAAATCGGGCTGCTCGCCGGCGGGCACGGCCACGGCAATGGGGTTGGTGCCCAGCAGCCGCTCCAGCGAATAGGTAGGCGCAACGAGCGGTGAGGCGTTGGTCATAGCCAGGCCAATCATATCGTGGGCCAGGGCCTTC belongs to Hymenobacter sp. J193 and includes:
- a CDS encoding Ldh family oxidoreductase, whose product is MTTTLSYTHLFSFTEAVFRGMGCPAADATLATETLLSADLRGIDSHGVARLIGYVRLWEAGRINPTPRVGVTYETPSTAVVDGDGGLGLVVGPKAMDVALEKARQVGTGWVSVKNSNQFGIAGYHAMKALAHDMIGLAMTNASPLVAPTYSLERLLGTNPIAVAVPAGEQPDFVLDMATTTAANGKLEIAQRKQLPIPEGWAQDVAGVGSMDANAVKNGGALLPLGGATGSHKGYGLGAVVDIFSAVLSGANYGPWVPPFVAFLQPSANPVGQGLGHFFGAMRVDAFRPADEFKAHMDNWITTFRKAQAVPGQQVLIPGDPERETSAHRLLDGIPLLEPVVRDLETVGAKFGVKL